A region of Dehalococcoidia bacterium DNA encodes the following proteins:
- the hemC gene encoding hydroxymethylbilane synthase, producing the protein MDRIWRIGTRGSRLALRQAELALAALRRAFPGLRHQLVVVRTTGDRARHIPLAHLGGRGAFVAELEAALLREEVDLAIHSLKDLPAHLPDGLTLAAVPLRDDPRDALVSRHGHSWRDLPPGSVVGTSSLRRAVQLRLLRPDLKVVPIRGNVDTRVRKAQAGEVDAVVVAAAALDRLHILPSYLFPPEEMLPAAGQGAIAIEVRATDSEALALAQAVDDQEARACVTAERAFEAQLGVGCHGAAAALATLEGGRLRLRGLLSHPSEETVVRDEMWGLLEEAEELGRRLAAALLTRAKALGRKGHE; encoded by the coding sequence CACCCGTGGCTCCCGCCTGGCCCTGAGGCAGGCGGAGCTGGCTCTTGCTGCCCTGCGCAGGGCTTTCCCTGGTTTACGGCACCAGCTGGTAGTGGTACGCACCACCGGCGACCGGGCCCGCCACATCCCTCTGGCCCACCTGGGAGGTAGAGGGGCTTTCGTGGCTGAGCTGGAGGCCGCCCTCCTGAGGGAGGAGGTGGACTTGGCCATCCACAGCCTCAAGGACCTGCCTGCCCACCTGCCCGATGGCCTGACTCTGGCCGCCGTTCCCCTCCGTGACGACCCCCGCGATGCCCTGGTCTCCCGCCATGGCCATAGCTGGAGAGACCTACCACCAGGCTCGGTAGTGGGCACTAGCAGCCTGCGGCGGGCGGTGCAACTGCGTCTCCTACGCCCCGACCTGAAAGTGGTACCCATCCGAGGGAACGTCGATACTAGGGTGCGGAAGGCCCAGGCAGGGGAGGTGGACGCCGTAGTGGTGGCTGCCGCCGCCCTTGACCGCCTGCACATCCTCCCCAGCTACCTCTTCCCGCCGGAGGAGATGTTGCCCGCTGCCGGCCAGGGAGCCATCGCTATAGAGGTGCGCGCCACCGATAGCGAAGCCCTCGCCCTGGCCCAGGCTGTGGACGACCAAGAGGCCCGAGCTTGCGTTACTGCCGAGAGGGCCTTCGAGGCGCAGCTAGGAGTGGGGTGTCACGGGGCAGCCGCCGCCCTGGCCACCCTGGAGGGCGGGCGCCTCCGCCTGCGAGGCCTCCTGTCCCATCCCAGCGAGGAAACGGTAGTCAGAGACGAGATGTGGGGCCTCTTGGAAGAGGCCGAGGAGCTAGGGCGGCGCCTTGCCGCCGCCCTCCTTACGCGAGCAAAGGCCCTTGGGAGGAAAGGCCATGAGTGA